In the Terriglobia bacterium genome, one interval contains:
- the selA gene encoding L-seryl-tRNA(Sec) selenium transferase, with translation MAQDQNALQELLRQIPAVDQLLLRPTVAAWVSRTSHGFVVSEIHGLLHLVRAALRSGNATTDTPIDLASLELQLEQRLQRRLRPALVTVVNATGVILHTNLGRAPLSASAQKNLSAVAAHYTNLEYDLVAGARSHRDLLIEPVLNEVLGCESATVVNNNAAAVFLILNTLASGKEVVISRGELIEIGGSFRIPDILARSGARMREVGTTNKTRIGDYQAAIGPDTGMILRIHPSNYRIRGFTERPGLPELIDLAHRHQLPLVEDIGSGCLVDLRPYGIADEPRAQDSIAAGADLVCFSADKLLGGPQAGIIAGLCRWLDMIRRNPLMRILRVEKLVYGALEATLASYRTGQAFLEIPVLRLLSISRRELRRRCGRFLRALTPRLPEGVRAVFQDGSSVVGGGSCPDSSLETVLLAVVSDRHSARSIEQHLRLQHPSIIVRVEDDRILLDLRTVFPAQERLLLGALAQALL, from the coding sequence ATGGCTCAAGATCAGAACGCTTTGCAGGAGCTGCTGCGCCAGATTCCGGCAGTCGATCAGCTTCTGCTGCGGCCCACGGTGGCGGCCTGGGTCAGCCGCACCAGCCACGGCTTTGTCGTCTCCGAGATCCATGGCCTGCTCCATCTGGTTAGGGCCGCTCTGCGCTCAGGTAACGCAACTACAGACACCCCGATCGATCTGGCCAGTCTCGAACTGCAGCTGGAGCAGAGACTGCAGCGACGGTTGCGCCCTGCCTTGGTGACGGTTGTGAACGCGACTGGAGTCATTCTGCACACAAACCTGGGTCGCGCGCCACTTTCGGCTTCGGCCCAAAAGAACTTATCGGCAGTCGCAGCTCATTACACTAACCTCGAGTATGATTTGGTGGCGGGTGCTCGATCTCATCGCGACCTGCTGATCGAGCCCGTCTTGAACGAAGTGCTGGGCTGCGAGTCCGCTACCGTGGTCAACAACAACGCCGCGGCCGTCTTCCTGATCCTGAATACTCTGGCCTCCGGGAAAGAGGTGGTGATCTCACGGGGTGAGCTGATTGAAATCGGAGGCTCCTTCCGCATACCGGATATTCTGGCGCGCAGCGGCGCCCGAATGCGCGAGGTGGGCACCACCAACAAGACGCGGATCGGCGATTACCAGGCCGCCATCGGGCCCGATACCGGGATGATTCTGCGCATCCATCCGAGCAACTACCGCATTCGCGGATTTACGGAGAGGCCCGGCTTGCCGGAGTTGATCGACCTTGCGCACCGCCACCAGTTGCCCTTGGTAGAGGACATCGGCAGCGGCTGCCTCGTCGACCTCCGGCCCTATGGTATTGCCGATGAACCACGGGCGCAGGACAGCATCGCGGCCGGCGCCGACCTGGTTTGCTTCAGTGCCGACAAGCTTCTCGGCGGACCTCAGGCCGGCATCATTGCCGGGTTGTGCCGTTGGCTCGACATGATCCGAAGGAATCCGCTCATGCGCATTTTGCGCGTGGAGAAGCTCGTTTACGGAGCGCTCGAGGCGACTCTGGCAAGCTACCGTACGGGACAGGCTTTCCTGGAAATCCCGGTGCTGCGCCTGCTGTCGATATCTCGACGAGAGCTCCGGCGCAGGTGCGGCCGCTTTCTGCGCGCGCTCACGCCGAGGCTTCCCGAAGGGGTGCGCGCCGTTTTTCAGGATGGGAGCTCGGTCGTCGGCGGCGGCTCCTGCCCCGACTCCAGCCTTGAGACGGTGCTGCTTGCGGTCGTGTCGGATCGGCACTCTGCCCGCAGCATCGAGCAGCATCTCCGTTTGCAGCATCCCTCCATCATCGTGCGCGTGGAGGACGACAGGATTCTCCTCGACCTGCGCACGGTATTTCCTGCCCAGGAGAGACTCCTGCTGGGAGCACTGGCCCAGGCGCTTCTCTGA
- the gatB gene encoding Asp-tRNA(Asn)/Glu-tRNA(Gln) amidotransferase subunit GatB, translating into MEFQPVIGLEVHAQLLTHSKLFCGCSTRFGAPPNSLTCPVCLGLPGALPVLNREAVAMAVRAALALGCTVEPISIFARKNYFYPDLPKGYQISQFDLPLAVRGAVKVLSGERTEDGHIVNRREKVFGITRLHLEEDAGKSLHDGMPESDAKSYVNLNRSGVPLIEIVSEPDFRSSQEAYDYLTHLRRTLLYLGVCDGNMEEGSLRCDANVSVRTAGAAAFGTKVEIKNLNSFRFLQRALEYEIDRQAQVIAEGGRIVQETRLWDEAKGSTAVMRSKEEAHDYRYFPEPDLPPLKLDPAWISSLKDSLPELPHEKTLRFMKEYSLASDDALQLTSSLAMAAYFEECAGISGNPRGALHWITGDLAYTLKNSGQEIETCQLPPERLAALIRLIDTGEISGKIAKTVFEEIYHSGEEPIAVVKRLGLIQISDEATLEEAIDKVKAANPKQLADYRSGKEKLFGYFVGQVMKETRGQANPQLLNDLLRRKLKE; encoded by the coding sequence ATGGAATTCCAGCCCGTGATCGGACTAGAGGTGCACGCGCAGCTCCTCACGCACAGCAAGCTCTTTTGTGGATGCAGCACCCGGTTCGGCGCTCCGCCCAACTCGCTGACGTGCCCGGTATGTCTCGGGCTGCCGGGCGCACTTCCTGTGCTCAACCGGGAAGCAGTAGCCATGGCCGTGCGCGCCGCTCTGGCGCTGGGGTGCACCGTCGAGCCGATTTCCATTTTCGCCCGCAAGAACTACTTCTATCCGGATCTGCCCAAGGGATATCAGATTTCGCAGTTCGATCTCCCGCTTGCGGTGCGCGGCGCGGTGAAAGTGCTATCGGGCGAGAGGACGGAGGACGGGCACATCGTCAACCGGCGCGAGAAAGTTTTCGGCATCACCCGGCTGCACCTCGAGGAAGACGCGGGCAAATCTCTTCACGACGGCATGCCTGAGTCCGATGCAAAATCGTATGTCAACCTGAACCGCAGCGGTGTACCCTTGATCGAGATCGTGAGCGAACCCGATTTCCGGAGCAGCCAGGAGGCTTACGACTATCTGACGCATCTGCGCAGGACTCTGCTCTACCTTGGGGTTTGCGATGGCAACATGGAGGAGGGGAGCTTGCGCTGTGACGCGAATGTCTCCGTCCGCACCGCAGGGGCAGCCGCGTTCGGCACCAAGGTCGAGATCAAGAATCTCAATTCCTTCCGCTTCCTGCAGCGCGCTCTCGAATACGAGATCGACCGGCAGGCGCAGGTCATCGCCGAGGGAGGCCGGATCGTCCAGGAAACCCGTCTGTGGGATGAGGCAAAAGGCAGCACGGCAGTGATGCGGAGCAAGGAGGAGGCTCACGACTACCGCTATTTCCCCGAGCCCGATCTGCCCCCCCTCAAACTGGATCCTGCGTGGATTTCAAGCTTGAAGGATTCTCTGCCCGAATTGCCTCACGAGAAAACACTGCGGTTCATGAAGGAGTATTCCTTGGCGAGCGATGATGCGCTGCAGCTCACTTCGAGCCTTGCCATGGCGGCCTACTTCGAGGAATGTGCCGGAATTTCGGGAAATCCGCGCGGAGCGCTTCACTGGATCACCGGAGATCTGGCTTACACTCTCAAGAACTCCGGCCAGGAGATCGAAACGTGCCAGCTGCCGCCGGAGCGGCTTGCCGCTCTGATCCGTCTGATCGACACCGGGGAGATTTCCGGCAAAATCGCCAAGACGGTGTTCGAGGAGATCTACCATTCCGGGGAGGAGCCTATCGCTGTCGTCAAGCGGCTCGGTCTGATCCAGATCAGCGATGAGGCTACGCTTGAGGAGGCTATTGACAAGGTCAAGGCTGCAAACCCAAAACAGCTCGCCGACTATCGCTCGGGCAAGGAAAAACTCTTCGGCTATTTCGTCGGACAGGTGATGAAGGAAACCAGGGGCCAGGCCAATCCACAGCTCCTGAACGACCTGTTGAGAAGAAAACTCAAAGAGTAG
- the rnr gene encoding ribonuclease R — protein sequence MLTAAQKQEVLKFVRGLEARTFTFRDVVRWLDLDSDERRNLQRYLDELDSQGIIHRIKRGQYALPSREALVSGILICHRDGYGFVRLEDRSKYGQDIFIPSRNMEEALHGDRVLIKVIRKKRVSRPGRHPHPDAGKPEERLEGTVLRVLERAHPSIVGRYYEHPRFPMVVPLDTRMFQDILIPPQQSKNARNGQVVVVTLLMPPGKNQSPRGRVIEVLGYPGDKDIEYKIVEHKYGLPVEFSIRTEEEAAAITDRVLEQDCAEREDFRDETAVTIDGETARDFDDAVTLEKLPSGHFLLGVHIADVSHYVRDDTALDADAYTRGTSVYFPDRAIPMLPPKLSNGICCLKPNEDRLVFSVIMEIDGHGQVIQRRFTEAVLRSRARMTYTSVARILVQRDPSERSRYAQLLPLFETMEELCIILSGKRYRRGAVDFDLPEAEIEFDRNGRVIRVVPAERNIAHRIIEEFMLLANETVAERLTESGGPALYRVHEEPDPQKVEDFAEFAGALGHRLESHNGQYRPRDFQKFVARLEGRTEGRFLAYLMLRSFMQARYSAENLGHFGLATSEYTHFTSPIRRYPDLILHRLLKECLRKHPSEAWQAKMSARLPEIAAWMSARERNAGEAEREIEKIKKVQFMADKVGDEFEGIVFSVIRQGFFVELLEHYVEGFVPAGTLIDDRYFYQEDTHSFVGERLHRRFALGSKVVVRLDLADQETCRLTFSVVRVLG from the coding sequence TTGCTGACGGCGGCGCAAAAACAGGAGGTGTTGAAGTTTGTCCGCGGGCTTGAAGCCCGGACATTCACTTTCCGGGACGTAGTGCGATGGCTGGACCTTGACAGCGATGAGCGGCGCAATCTGCAGCGCTATCTGGATGAGCTTGATTCCCAAGGCATCATTCACCGCATCAAGAGGGGCCAGTATGCACTCCCGTCCAGAGAGGCTCTGGTTTCCGGGATTCTGATCTGCCACCGTGACGGGTACGGATTCGTGCGACTCGAAGACCGCTCGAAATACGGCCAGGACATTTTCATTCCCTCCAGGAACATGGAGGAAGCCCTGCACGGAGATCGGGTGTTGATCAAGGTGATCAGGAAGAAACGTGTCTCCAGACCGGGCCGCCACCCACACCCGGACGCAGGCAAGCCGGAAGAGCGGCTCGAAGGCACGGTGCTGCGCGTGCTGGAACGCGCACACCCAAGCATCGTGGGGCGCTACTACGAGCATCCGCGCTTTCCCATGGTTGTGCCCCTCGACACGCGCATGTTCCAGGACATCCTGATTCCACCCCAGCAGAGCAAGAACGCCAGAAATGGTCAGGTAGTGGTGGTAACCCTGCTGATGCCTCCGGGAAAGAATCAGAGCCCGCGCGGGCGCGTGATCGAGGTCCTGGGATATCCAGGCGACAAGGACATAGAATACAAAATCGTAGAGCATAAGTACGGCCTGCCGGTGGAATTCAGCATCCGGACTGAAGAGGAGGCGGCCGCGATTACGGACCGCGTGCTGGAGCAGGATTGTGCGGAACGCGAAGACTTTCGTGACGAGACGGCAGTGACCATTGACGGTGAAACCGCGCGCGACTTCGACGACGCCGTCACTCTCGAAAAGCTGCCTTCCGGACACTTTCTCCTTGGCGTTCACATCGCAGACGTCTCGCACTACGTGCGCGATGACACCGCCCTCGATGCCGACGCCTATACCCGGGGCACGTCTGTATACTTCCCGGATCGCGCCATTCCGATGCTCCCGCCCAAACTGTCGAACGGAATCTGCTGCCTGAAGCCCAATGAGGACCGGCTTGTTTTCTCTGTGATCATGGAAATCGACGGGCATGGCCAAGTCATCCAGAGGCGTTTTACTGAAGCCGTTCTTCGCAGCCGCGCGCGCATGACCTACACCTCCGTGGCGCGGATCCTGGTGCAGAGAGATCCGTCAGAACGAAGCCGTTATGCCCAGCTCCTGCCCCTGTTCGAAACCATGGAAGAACTCTGCATTATTCTGTCCGGGAAAAGGTACCGCCGCGGCGCCGTGGATTTCGACCTGCCGGAAGCGGAAATTGAGTTTGACCGGAACGGGCGGGTGATCCGCGTCGTTCCCGCCGAACGAAATATCGCCCACCGCATCATTGAAGAGTTCATGCTGCTCGCCAATGAAACCGTGGCGGAGCGGTTGACCGAATCAGGCGGGCCCGCGCTCTATCGAGTTCACGAAGAGCCTGATCCACAGAAGGTGGAAGATTTCGCGGAGTTCGCCGGCGCGCTGGGGCACCGCCTCGAAAGCCACAACGGCCAATACCGCCCCCGCGATTTCCAGAAGTTCGTTGCCCGACTCGAGGGCAGAACCGAGGGTCGGTTCCTCGCCTACCTGATGCTGCGCTCTTTCATGCAAGCCCGCTATTCGGCTGAAAATCTGGGGCACTTCGGACTCGCCACATCCGAGTACACCCACTTCACTTCCCCCATCCGGCGTTATCCCGACCTGATACTCCACAGGCTCCTGAAGGAGTGCCTCAGGAAGCATCCTTCGGAAGCGTGGCAGGCAAAAATGTCCGCACGGCTGCCTGAGATCGCTGCCTGGATGTCGGCGCGCGAGCGCAATGCCGGCGAGGCGGAGAGAGAGATCGAGAAGATCAAGAAAGTGCAGTTCATGGCCGACAAAGTCGGTGACGAATTCGAGGGCATCGTCTTCTCGGTCATTCGCCAGGGATTTTTCGTGGAGCTGCTGGAGCACTACGTGGAAGGATTCGTCCCTGCAGGCACACTCATCGACGATCGTTACTTCTACCAGGAAGACACCCATTCCTTTGTCGGCGAGCGCCTCCATCGCCGCTTCGCGCTTGGATCCAAAGTCGTGGTGCGCCTGGACCTTGCCGACCAGGAAACCTGCCGGCTCACATTCTCGGTTGTACGTGTGCTCGGGTGA
- a CDS encoding type III pantothenate kinase, which produces MLMVLDVGNTNTVLGVYRQDELLHCWRLATERDRTADEWGILLRTLFNLGEISTGAVSAIVISSVVPPSCPALEEMALRYFGIQPLFIDPTMDMGMPVRYHPPEDVGADRIVNAVAAYEQFGGPAIVVDFGTATTFDAISDHGEYLGGVIAPGIGISAEALFLKAARLPRVEVRQPRKVIGDSTVGSIQSGLYWGYAGLVDGILRRMKEELEGAHVVSTGGLAELISPACEEIDSVDKNLTLEGMRLIYQRLKK; this is translated from the coding sequence ATGCTCATGGTCCTCGATGTGGGGAATACGAATACCGTCCTGGGTGTATACCGGCAGGATGAGCTTCTTCATTGCTGGCGCCTGGCCACGGAGCGCGATCGAACTGCAGACGAGTGGGGGATTCTGCTGCGCACGCTTTTCAATCTGGGCGAAATCTCGACGGGAGCCGTTTCGGCCATTGTGATCTCTTCTGTGGTGCCGCCGTCCTGCCCTGCCCTGGAAGAAATGGCCTTGAGGTACTTTGGAATTCAGCCGCTGTTCATCGATCCCACTATGGACATGGGCATGCCGGTGCGCTATCACCCTCCTGAGGATGTGGGCGCGGATCGGATCGTCAACGCGGTGGCGGCCTACGAACAATTTGGCGGTCCTGCCATCGTGGTGGATTTCGGCACCGCAACCACGTTTGACGCAATCTCGGATCATGGCGAGTATCTCGGGGGCGTGATTGCTCCCGGTATCGGAATCTCCGCCGAGGCGCTCTTTCTGAAGGCCGCACGCCTGCCGCGGGTCGAGGTGCGGCAGCCGCGCAAGGTCATAGGCGATTCAACGGTCGGCAGTATCCAGTCTGGCCTGTATTGGGGGTACGCCGGGCTGGTGGACGGAATTCTGCGGCGCATGAAAGAGGAACTCGAAGGAGCACATGTGGTCTCGACCGGCGGACTTGCTGAACTGATTTCCCCGGCATGCGAGGAAATCGATTCCGTGGACAAGAACCTCACCCTGGAGGGAATGCGCCTGATTTACCAGCGTCTGAAGAAATGA
- a CDS encoding Mut7-C RNAse domain-containing protein, translated as MNKSESRRKAASLRQRQIRSKAFSPQADSPRPLFVADVMLGRLAKWLRIAGFDVLYSNRFTDDELVALSRQEGRILLSRDTRLLVRRAVERFIFLESETIQSQLKQVFQVTRTTCLPGILTRCLSCNDALLEIPREKVRGKVPAFVYETQASFKCCPKCGRIYWAGTHRQSILRTFEKLICGPIISQRPPRS; from the coding sequence ATGAACAAATCGGAGTCTCGCAGGAAGGCGGCGTCGCTGCGGCAGCGACAGATCCGCTCGAAGGCGTTCTCGCCGCAAGCCGACAGCCCCAGACCGCTGTTCGTAGCCGATGTCATGCTCGGTCGCCTGGCCAAATGGCTGCGCATCGCCGGATTTGATGTCCTCTACTCCAACCGCTTTACGGACGATGAGTTGGTGGCCTTGTCACGCCAGGAGGGTCGAATCCTGCTCTCCCGCGACACGCGTCTCCTGGTACGCAGAGCCGTGGAGCGGTTCATCTTTCTCGAGAGTGAGACCATCCAGTCTCAGCTGAAGCAGGTGTTCCAGGTTACCCGCACCACCTGCTTGCCGGGCATCCTGACCCGCTGCCTGTCCTGCAACGACGCCTTGCTGGAAATCCCGCGTGAAAAGGTGCGCGGAAAAGTTCCTGCGTTCGTGTACGAGACTCAGGCCAGTTTCAAGTGCTGCCCGAAGTGTGGCAGGATCTATTGGGCCGGAACCCACCGCCAGTCTATTCTGCGGACCTTTGAAAAACTCATCTGTGGACCGATTATAAGTCAACGTCCTCCTCGAAGTTGA
- a CDS encoding cold-shock protein: MARITGTVKWFNNTKGYGFISQNSGADVFVHYSAIREKGYKTLREGEAVEFDIKMGPRGPQAENVVRLESQQQQQQQQASA, translated from the coding sequence ATGGCCAGAATCACCGGCACAGTGAAATGGTTCAATAATACAAAAGGCTACGGATTCATCTCACAGAATTCCGGAGCTGATGTCTTCGTTCATTACAGTGCGATTCGCGAGAAGGGATACAAAACTCTACGGGAGGGTGAAGCCGTCGAGTTCGACATCAAAATGGGGCCTCGCGGCCCCCAAGCAGAAAATGTGGTAAGGCTGGAATCGCAACAGCAGCAGCAACAGCAACAAGCTTCAGCCTGA
- a CDS encoding class I SAM-dependent RNA methyltransferase has protein sequence MKRNDRTAAASERFELEIEKLVFGGDGLGRHKGKVVFVPFTVPGDRVEVRPVERKKGFIRAAVTRILQPGPGRRDPCCPHFGKCGGCQWQCLDYALQVETKRKILEELFHHHFPETRKLLISMTACPEPFGYRSRARLQLRGAGAQSVVGFFRHRSHTVEDVSVCPLLQTPLNEALDSARSAHREGRFGSGEKELELACAGDGRWVWAEAGPAEPAAGELPEDVLLRQVGEFVYASAASVFFQANGFMLGELIAAVRDLAERGKSALDLFSGVGFFSLPLARCYHNVVSVESSPYAHRLSVRNALSARLENIQAVCADVRDWVHAIGSVSAPAFDLILLDPPRTGAGLEVMKRLAEWVPETVVYVSCDPQTLIRDLAGLPARDYRIDSIAGLDMFPQTFHCESVVRLRRR, from the coding sequence ATGAAACGCAACGATCGCACTGCCGCTGCCTCCGAGCGCTTTGAGCTGGAGATTGAAAAACTCGTCTTCGGAGGCGACGGATTAGGGCGGCACAAAGGTAAGGTAGTCTTCGTCCCCTTCACCGTTCCGGGTGATCGGGTCGAAGTCCGCCCCGTCGAGCGCAAGAAGGGTTTCATCCGCGCCGCGGTCACGCGGATATTGCAGCCGGGACCGGGACGACGCGACCCTTGCTGCCCGCATTTCGGAAAGTGTGGCGGCTGTCAGTGGCAATGCCTGGACTATGCCCTCCAGGTCGAGACAAAGCGGAAAATCCTCGAAGAGCTGTTTCACCACCACTTCCCCGAAACCAGGAAGCTGCTGATCTCCATGACGGCCTGTCCGGAGCCGTTCGGCTACCGATCTCGCGCCCGACTGCAGTTGCGCGGCGCCGGGGCGCAGTCGGTGGTCGGGTTTTTTCGCCACCGCTCGCACACCGTCGAGGACGTGAGCGTGTGCCCACTGCTGCAGACGCCACTCAATGAAGCATTGGACAGTGCGCGCAGCGCTCATCGAGAAGGGCGTTTCGGGTCGGGGGAGAAGGAGCTGGAGCTCGCATGCGCCGGGGATGGAAGATGGGTTTGGGCAGAGGCCGGGCCGGCGGAGCCTGCTGCCGGAGAGCTGCCTGAGGATGTTCTCTTGAGGCAGGTCGGTGAATTCGTCTACGCCTCGGCCGCCTCCGTCTTTTTCCAGGCGAACGGCTTTATGCTTGGCGAGCTGATCGCGGCGGTGCGGGATCTGGCGGAACGAGGAAAATCTGCGCTGGATCTCTTTTCGGGGGTCGGTTTCTTCTCACTCCCACTGGCCCGGTGTTATCACAACGTCGTCTCTGTGGAATCCAGCCCATATGCCCACCGTCTCTCCGTCAGAAACGCCTTGAGCGCCCGCCTCGAAAATATCCAGGCGGTGTGCGCCGATGTGCGGGATTGGGTGCACGCCATCGGTTCGGTCTCGGCGCCCGCATTTGACCTGATTCTGCTGGATCCTCCCCGCACCGGAGCGGGGCTGGAGGTCATGAAACGTCTTGCGGAGTGGGTGCCTGAAACCGTCGTCTACGTCTCCTGTGATCCACAGACATTGATCAGAGATCTGGCCGGGCTGCCTGCGCGCGACTATCGGATTGATTCCATCGCAGGCCTGGACATGTTTCCCCAGACTTTCCACTGCGAATCAGTCGTGCGCCTGAGACGCCGCTGA
- the miaA gene encoding tRNA (adenosine(37)-N6)-dimethylallyltransferase MiaA: protein MAHPAIAVVGPTGSGKSDLGMALAERFHGEIITCDALQVYRHMDIGTAKPGTDECEKIPHHMLDLREPCDDFSAGDYLRCGREALHVIRARGRIPFVVGGTGFYLRALIEGLFEGPGRSDVLRSRMRRIMARRGPESIHRALRRVDPETAARLAPADAERNIRAYEIYLLSGHTMNWWQRRPKNSLQGFRWLKVGILWPRALLYARIDQRVEEMFRRGFVAEVETLIARYPRDCQAFKAIGYRQIAGHLEGKWSLEQALEDTQRESRRYAKRQLTWFRADQEIVWVDPTPGTEALLDRSSAEVARFLG, encoded by the coding sequence ATGGCGCACCCGGCGATCGCGGTTGTCGGTCCGACAGGCTCAGGCAAGAGCGATTTGGGGATGGCTCTCGCAGAGCGATTCCACGGTGAGATCATCACCTGCGACGCGCTCCAGGTGTATCGGCACATGGATATCGGCACGGCAAAGCCCGGGACGGACGAGTGTGAAAAGATCCCCCACCACATGCTCGATTTGCGGGAACCGTGCGACGACTTCTCTGCCGGGGATTACCTGCGTTGCGGGCGTGAGGCACTGCATGTGATCCGGGCGCGTGGGCGCATCCCGTTCGTCGTCGGCGGCACCGGATTCTATCTACGGGCATTGATCGAAGGACTTTTCGAAGGACCGGGGCGGTCGGACGTGCTTCGGTCCCGCATGCGCAGGATCATGGCCAGGCGAGGTCCGGAGAGCATTCACCGCGCCCTGCGTCGCGTTGATCCGGAAACGGCCGCACGCCTTGCTCCCGCAGATGCCGAGCGCAATATCCGCGCCTATGAAATCTACCTGCTGTCCGGGCATACGATGAACTGGTGGCAGCGCCGCCCTAAGAACAGTCTTCAAGGATTCCGCTGGCTCAAAGTGGGCATCCTCTGGCCCCGCGCCCTGCTGTACGCGAGGATCGACCAGCGGGTCGAAGAGATGTTCCGGCGCGGCTTCGTCGCGGAAGTTGAGACTCTGATAGCCAGGTATCCCAGGGATTGCCAGGCCTTCAAAGCCATCGGTTACCGGCAAATTGCGGGGCATCTGGAGGGAAAATGGAGCCTTGAGCAGGCCCTCGAGGACACCCAACGTGAAAGCCGTCGCTATGCCAAACGGCAGCTCACCTGGTTTCGTGCCGATCAAGAAATTGTCTGGGTGGATCCTACACCCGGCACGGAAGCTCTCCTTGACCGGAGCTCCGCCGAGGTCGCCCGATTCCTGGGCTGA